The following coding sequences are from one Streptosporangiales bacterium window:
- a CDS encoding YHS domain-containing protein — protein MTSLDLAHRTEDLRARRTPFVLATVVRVEAPTSAKPGDSAVVLPDGTLEGFVGGTCAESTVRLLGLRSLRSGESTLLRIMPGPDEVESGTATASDTAGLVTVANPCLSGGTMDIFLEVNAPPTLLYVFGDAPVARALVRLGEQLGYAVTATTDRDIAMAPDTSAVVVASHGRDEEPVLVAALRAGVPYVGLVASRKRGAAVVASLDVDASERARVHTPAGLDIGARTPGEIALSVLAQVVEGRPRVDPPVEAESAPADQATEAVDPICGMTVAVVPGALKYDEDGSTWYFCGPGCRQAFADQRERRVAGS, from the coding sequence ATGACGTCCCTGGATCTGGCGCACCGCACCGAGGACCTGCGTGCCCGGCGTACGCCGTTCGTGCTGGCGACCGTCGTCCGCGTCGAGGCGCCGACCAGTGCCAAGCCGGGTGACTCCGCGGTGGTGCTGCCCGACGGCACCCTCGAGGGTTTCGTCGGCGGGACCTGTGCGGAGTCGACGGTACGGCTCCTCGGCCTGCGGTCGCTGCGGTCGGGGGAGTCCACGCTGCTGCGCATCATGCCGGGTCCTGACGAGGTCGAGTCCGGCACTGCGACAGCCAGCGACACAGCCGGCCTCGTGACGGTGGCCAATCCGTGCCTGTCCGGCGGCACGATGGACATCTTCCTCGAGGTCAACGCGCCGCCGACGCTGCTATACGTCTTCGGCGACGCGCCGGTCGCCAGGGCACTCGTCCGGCTCGGCGAGCAGCTGGGCTACGCCGTGACGGCGACGACCGACCGCGACATCGCGATGGCACCCGACACCTCCGCTGTCGTGGTCGCCTCGCACGGTCGTGACGAGGAACCCGTCCTCGTCGCGGCTCTCCGGGCCGGCGTCCCGTACGTCGGGCTGGTGGCGAGCAGGAAGCGAGGCGCGGCCGTGGTCGCGTCGCTCGACGTCGACGCGTCGGAGCGGGCGCGCGTCCACACGCCCGCCGGGCTCGACATCGGCGCGCGCACGCCGGGGGAGATCGCGCTGTCCGTCCTCGCCCAGGTGGTCGAGGGTCGTCCCAGGGTCGACCCGCCGGTCGAGGCCGAGTCCGCGCCGGCGGACCAGGCGACCGAGGCGGTCGACCCGATCTGCGGCATGACCGTGGCGGTGGTGCCCGGCGCCCTGAAGTACGACGAGGACGGCAGCACGTGGTACTTCTGCGGACCTGGCTGCCGCCAGGCGTTCGCCGATCAGCGAGAGCGTCGGGTGGCCGGCTCGTGA
- a CDS encoding carbon-monoxide dehydrogenase large subunit, whose product MTTIEEAPPIGYGRVHRKEDAKFVRGRGTYLDDIQLKGMLHGAILRSPYAHATVVSVDTSAAEAHPRVRAVITGETLAGLGLAWMPTLSHDVQSVLATDKVRFQGQEVAFVVADDRYAARDALELIDVEYEPLPAVADAKRALEPGAPVIRDDIEGKTDNHIFDWESGDREATAAVFDSSEVVVIEDILYPRVHPAPLENCGTIADMDAVTGQLNVWTTTQAPHAHRTVYALVAGLPEHKIRIRCPDIGGGFGNKVGIYPGYVCAVVGSIVTGRPVKWVEDRSENLMSTSFARDYHMRGEIAATKDGKIRAVRVKVLADHGAFNGTAQPTKFPAGFFHVFTGSYDLEAAHCDVTGVYTNKAPGGVAYACSFRITEAVYLVERMVDVLAYELKMDPAELRMKNLLRPEQFPYTCPTGWEYDSGDYPRTLSLALEMAGYDELRREQAEKRDRGELMGIGVSFFTEAVGAGPRKHMDILGLGMADGAELRVHPTGKAVLRLSCQSQGQGHATTFAQIVAEELGIPQDDIDVVQGDTDQTPFGLGTYGSRSTPVSGAAAAVVARKVRERARIVASAMLEVSPDDLEWEKGRFYVRGDEEQSKTMVEIAMAAHSSLELPEGVEGHLDATCVYNPPNLTFPFGAYICVVDVDPGTGRVKVRRFIAVDDCGIRINPMIVEGQVHGGLADGVGMALMEGIAFDEDGNCLGGSFMDYLLPTSMECPSWELGETVTPSPHHPIGAKGVGESATVGSPAAIVNAVLDALKPYGVRHADMPLTPAHVWRAMQGRPLRTDMAIS is encoded by the coding sequence ATGACGACCATCGAGGAGGCCCCGCCGATCGGTTACGGAAGGGTCCACCGCAAGGAGGACGCGAAGTTCGTCCGCGGCCGCGGCACGTATCTCGACGACATCCAGCTGAAGGGCATGTTGCACGGCGCGATCCTGCGCAGCCCGTACGCCCACGCCACGGTCGTGTCGGTCGACACGAGCGCCGCCGAGGCGCACCCGCGGGTACGCGCGGTCATCACTGGCGAGACCCTCGCCGGCCTGGGGCTCGCGTGGATGCCCACGCTCTCCCACGACGTCCAGTCGGTGCTCGCGACCGACAAGGTCCGCTTCCAGGGACAGGAGGTCGCGTTCGTCGTCGCCGACGACAGGTACGCCGCGCGCGACGCGCTCGAGCTCATCGACGTCGAGTACGAGCCGCTGCCCGCGGTCGCCGACGCCAAGCGCGCACTCGAGCCCGGTGCCCCGGTCATCCGCGACGACATCGAGGGCAAGACCGACAACCACATCTTCGACTGGGAGTCGGGCGACCGCGAGGCGACGGCCGCGGTCTTCGACAGCTCCGAGGTCGTGGTGATCGAGGACATCCTCTACCCGCGCGTGCACCCGGCGCCGCTCGAGAACTGCGGCACGATCGCCGACATGGACGCGGTCACCGGCCAGCTGAACGTCTGGACGACGACCCAGGCGCCGCACGCGCACCGTACGGTCTACGCGCTCGTCGCCGGGCTGCCCGAGCACAAGATCCGCATCCGCTGCCCCGACATCGGCGGCGGCTTCGGCAACAAGGTCGGCATCTACCCGGGCTACGTCTGCGCCGTCGTCGGCTCCATCGTCACCGGCCGGCCGGTGAAGTGGGTGGAGGACCGCTCGGAGAACCTCATGAGCACGTCGTTCGCCCGCGACTACCACATGCGCGGCGAGATCGCGGCCACCAAGGACGGCAAGATCCGCGCCGTCCGGGTCAAGGTGCTCGCCGACCACGGCGCGTTCAACGGCACGGCGCAGCCGACGAAGTTCCCCGCCGGGTTCTTCCACGTCTTCACCGGCTCGTACGACCTGGAGGCCGCGCACTGCGACGTCACCGGCGTCTACACCAACAAGGCGCCTGGCGGTGTCGCGTACGCCTGCTCGTTCCGCATCACCGAGGCCGTCTACCTCGTCGAACGCATGGTCGACGTGCTCGCCTACGAGCTGAAGATGGACCCCGCCGAGCTGCGGATGAAGAACCTCTTGCGTCCCGAGCAGTTCCCCTACACCTGCCCCACCGGGTGGGAGTACGACTCAGGCGACTACCCGCGCACGCTGAGCCTGGCGCTGGAGATGGCCGGGTACGACGAGCTGCGCCGCGAGCAGGCGGAGAAGCGCGACCGGGGCGAGCTGATGGGCATCGGGGTCTCGTTCTTCACCGAGGCGGTGGGTGCGGGACCGCGCAAGCACATGGACATCCTCGGCCTCGGCATGGCCGACGGCGCGGAGCTCCGCGTCCACCCGACCGGCAAGGCCGTGCTCCGGCTGTCGTGCCAGTCGCAGGGGCAGGGGCACGCGACGACGTTCGCGCAGATCGTCGCCGAGGAGCTCGGCATCCCGCAGGACGACATCGACGTCGTGCAGGGCGACACCGACCAGACGCCGTTCGGTCTCGGCACGTACGGCTCGCGCTCGACCCCGGTGTCCGGCGCCGCGGCGGCCGTGGTCGCGCGCAAGGTACGGGAACGCGCGCGCATCGTCGCGTCGGCGATGCTCGAGGTCTCGCCCGACGACCTGGAGTGGGAGAAGGGACGCTTCTACGTCCGCGGCGACGAGGAGCAGTCGAAGACGATGGTCGAGATCGCGATGGCCGCGCACTCGAGTCTCGAGCTGCCCGAGGGCGTCGAGGGCCACCTCGACGCCACATGCGTCTACAACCCGCCCAACCTCACGTTTCCGTTCGGCGCGTACATCTGCGTGGTCGACGTGGACCCCGGCACCGGTCGGGTCAAGGTGCGCCGCTTCATCGCGGTCGACGACTGTGGCATCAGGATCAACCCGATGATCGTCGAGGGCCAGGTGCACGGCGGGCTCGCCGACGGCGTGGGCATGGCGCTGATGGAGGGCATCGCGTTCGACGAGGACGGCAACTGCCTCGGCGGGTCGTTCATGGACTACCTGCTGCCGACGTCCATGGAGTGCCCGTCCTGGGAGCTCGGCGAGACGGTCACGCCGTCGCCGCACCACCCGATCGGCGCGAAGGGCGTGGGCGAGTCGGCGACGGTCGGCTCTCCCGCGGCGATCGTCAACGCGGTGCTCGACGCGCTGAAGCCGTACGGGGTGAGGCATGCCGACATGCCGCTCACCCCTGCCCACGTGTGGCGGGCGATGCAGGGACGTCCGCTGCGCACCGACATGGCGATCAGCTGA